A genomic region of Oscillatoria sp. FACHB-1406 contains the following coding sequences:
- a CDS encoding sulfurtransferase TusA family protein encodes MKHSPDRVLPPDVELDLRGTPCPINFVRVKLRLEQMQPGELLEVWLDPGEPIEQVPDSLAMEGYQIERIEDRCQFFALSVRRPEAAPKNC; translated from the coding sequence ATGAAGCATTCACCCGATCGCGTCCTGCCTCCCGATGTCGAACTCGATTTGCGAGGTACGCCCTGCCCGATTAATTTCGTGCGTGTCAAACTCCGTTTGGAGCAAATGCAACCGGGCGAGTTGCTAGAAGTCTGGCTCGATCCGGGCGAACCGATCGAACAAGTTCCCGATAGCTTGGCGATGGAAGGCTATCAGATCGAACGGATTGAAGATCGCTGCCAGTTTTTTGCCTTGAGCGTGCGCCGTCCCGAGGCAGCACCGAAAAACTGTTGA
- the rsgA gene encoding small ribosomal subunit biogenesis GTPase RsgA: MSRLSLGSEGIGRVVAVQANFYQVRLESEGGREILCTRRARLKKIGQNVMVGDRVRIEELEGSNAQAGAIAEVFLRQTELKRPPIANADRILLVFALAEPHLDPWQLSRFLVTAEATDLTPCLCLNKKDLISPQQQQQWQERLKTWGYEPILISVACDAIEELETRLAGSTTIVAGPSGAGKSSLLNRLLPESELRVGAVSGKLLRGRHTTRHVQLFELPAGGFIADSPGFNKPSLECNPQELARYFPEARSRLALAQCQFGDCWHRNEPNCAVRGDWERYEHYLEFLSEAIAWQQSMQSSPDAESNLKLKIKSSGQERYEPRLETKKYRRSSRKTRTQNLQQMYDEEE, from the coding sequence TTGAGTCGTTTATCGCTTGGCTCGGAAGGGATTGGAAGGGTGGTTGCCGTCCAAGCCAACTTTTATCAAGTGCGATTGGAGAGTGAAGGAGGGCGAGAAATTCTTTGCACGCGCCGCGCGCGCCTGAAGAAGATCGGGCAAAATGTGATGGTGGGCGATCGCGTCCGCATCGAAGAACTCGAAGGCTCCAACGCCCAAGCGGGGGCGATTGCCGAAGTTTTCCTGCGCCAAACCGAACTCAAACGCCCCCCCATTGCCAACGCCGATCGCATTCTACTCGTCTTTGCCCTTGCCGAACCTCACCTCGATCCTTGGCAACTGAGCCGTTTTCTCGTCACCGCAGAAGCCACGGATTTGACTCCCTGCCTGTGTTTGAATAAAAAAGACTTAATTTCCCCCCAACAGCAGCAGCAGTGGCAGGAACGCTTAAAAACGTGGGGCTACGAGCCGATTTTAATTAGTGTGGCTTGCGATGCGATTGAGGAACTCGAAACGCGGCTTGCCGGAAGTACGACAATTGTTGCAGGGCCATCGGGGGCAGGGAAATCGAGCTTGCTCAACCGACTGCTTCCTGAGAGTGAATTGCGAGTCGGGGCAGTATCGGGAAAATTGTTGCGCGGACGGCATACCACGCGCCACGTTCAACTTTTTGAACTACCTGCGGGGGGCTTTATAGCCGACTCTCCCGGCTTCAATAAGCCCAGTTTAGAGTGCAATCCCCAGGAATTAGCCCGTTATTTCCCTGAAGCGCGATCGCGACTCGCTTTGGCGCAATGTCAGTTCGGCGACTGCTGGCATCGGAACGAACCGAACTGCGCCGTGCGCGGCGACTGGGAAAGGTACGAACATTATCTCGAATTTTTGAGCGAGGCGATCGCGTGGCAACAATCGATGCAAAGTAGTCCCGATGCAGAATCGAACCTGAAATTAAAGATTAAAAGTTCCGGGCAAGAACGCTACGAACCGCGATTGGAAACGAAGAAATATCGCCGCAGTTCTCGGAAAACTCGAACGCAGAATTTGCAACAAATGTACGATGAAGAGGAGTAA
- a CDS encoding adenylate/guanylate cyclase domain-containing protein: MNLLHHDTLNSPLDSQTVIKNLFKISSDLLCLRAANGYFVEINRPWVERLGWTLEELRSRPWLEFVCPADRDYTEEMEALALSLPFNSPPLEYKNRFCCKDGSQRWLQWRVSPYEEGISCAIAKDVTDNRWQGSESYRQAVQEAVQLRDRALAASSVGIVIADARLEDMPLIYVNPAFEEMTGYSAKEVLGSNCRFLQGKKTDRAEVDRLRAAIRAGEHCTVTLLNYRKDKTPFWNELTISPVYDERSQLTHFIGIQVNVTARITAEHALRLEKRKSETLLLNILPKPIVEQLKQVNGSLAQQFPEVTILFADLVGFTSLSAQMQPIELVALLNQIFSAFDRLAEKHGIEKIKTLGDAYMAVGGLPIYRENHAEAIAEFAIEMQAAIAQLQLELNKPLQMRIGINTGSVVAGVIGIKKFIYDLWGDAVNVASRMESLGEPGKIQVSAQTYQRLKRKFFFERRGKIQVKGKGTMTTYWLLGRK; the protein is encoded by the coding sequence ATGAATCTTTTGCACCACGATACTTTAAATTCTCCCCTGGACTCGCAAACGGTTATCAAAAACTTGTTTAAGATTTCCTCGGATTTGTTGTGCTTGCGCGCGGCGAATGGCTATTTTGTGGAGATCAATCGCCCTTGGGTGGAAAGATTGGGTTGGACGCTGGAAGAGTTGCGATCGCGTCCTTGGCTCGAATTTGTTTGTCCGGCCGATCGCGATTATACTGAGGAAATGGAAGCCCTCGCCCTCAGTCTTCCCTTTAACAGCCCGCCTCTAGAATACAAAAATCGTTTCTGCTGCAAAGATGGAAGTCAGCGCTGGTTGCAGTGGCGCGTCTCGCCCTACGAAGAAGGTATCAGTTGCGCTATTGCGAAAGATGTAACGGACAATCGTTGGCAAGGAAGCGAGTCATACCGTCAAGCGGTGCAAGAAGCCGTACAATTACGAGATCGCGCCCTCGCTGCCAGCAGTGTCGGGATTGTCATTGCCGATGCGCGCTTAGAGGATATGCCTCTTATTTACGTCAATCCCGCTTTTGAAGAGATGACGGGTTATTCGGCGAAGGAAGTGTTGGGTTCTAACTGCCGTTTCTTGCAAGGAAAAAAAACCGATCGCGCTGAAGTCGATCGCTTGCGGGCTGCAATTCGCGCCGGAGAACATTGTACCGTTACTCTCCTCAATTATCGCAAAGATAAAACCCCTTTTTGGAACGAACTGACGATTTCTCCAGTTTACGACGAGCGATCGCAACTGACGCATTTTATCGGCATTCAAGTCAATGTTACCGCCCGCATCACCGCCGAACACGCCCTGCGCCTTGAAAAACGTAAATCAGAAACCTTGTTACTGAATATCTTACCGAAACCCATCGTCGAGCAACTCAAACAGGTTAACGGTTCCCTCGCCCAACAATTCCCCGAAGTCACGATTCTTTTTGCAGATCTCGTCGGTTTTACCTCCCTTTCGGCGCAAATGCAGCCGATTGAATTAGTTGCCCTACTCAATCAAATTTTTTCCGCCTTCGATCGCCTTGCCGAAAAACATGGTATTGAGAAGATTAAAACCTTGGGCGATGCTTATATGGCGGTGGGAGGATTGCCGATTTATCGGGAAAATCATGCTGAAGCGATCGCAGAATTTGCCATAGAAATGCAGGCGGCGATCGCACAGTTGCAACTCGAACTCAACAAACCCTTGCAAATGCGTATCGGCATCAATACGGGTTCCGTGGTTGCTGGCGTAATTGGGATTAAAAAGTTTATTTACGATCTGTGGGGCGATGCTGTCAATGTGGCTTCGCGCATGGAATCGTTAGGCGAACCAGGTAAGATTCAAGTCTCCGCACAAACTTATCAGCGTTTAAAACGAAAATTTTTTTTCGAGAGACGCGGCAAAATTCAAGTGAAAGGCAAAGGAACAATGACGACTTATTGGTTGCTGGGACGAAAATAG